One region of Mus pahari chromosome 16, PAHARI_EIJ_v1.1, whole genome shotgun sequence genomic DNA includes:
- the LOC110334275 gene encoding histone H4, translating into MSGRGKGGKGLGKGGAKRHRKVLRDNIQGITKPAIRRLARRGGVKRISGLIYEETRGVLKVFLENVIRDAVTYTEHAKRKTVTAMDVVYALKRQGRTLYGFGG; encoded by the coding sequence ATGTCTGGCCGAGGCAAAGGCGGGAAAGGTCTGGGTAAAGGCGGCGCCAAGCGCCACCGCAAAGTGCTGCGCGACAACATCCAGGGCATCACCAAGCCCGCCATCCGCCGCCTGGCCCGGCGCGGAGGGGTAAAGCGCATCTCCGGCCTCATCTACGAGGAGACCCGCGGTGTGCTGAAGGTGTTCCTGGAGAACGTGATCCGCGACGCCGTCACCTACACGGAGCACGCCAAGCGCAAGACGGTCACCGCCATGGACGTGGTCTACGCGCTCAAGCGCCAGGGCCGCACCCTCTACGGCTTCGGCGGTTAA
- the LOC110334106 gene encoding histone H2B type 1-F/J/L yields the protein MPEPAKSAPAPKKGSKKAVTKAQKKDGKKRKRSRKESYSVYVYKVLKQVHPDTGISSKAMGIMNSFVNDIFERIASEASRLAHYNKRSTITSREIQTAVRLLLPGELAKHAVSEGTKAVTKYTSSK from the coding sequence ATGCCTGAACCTGCCAAGTCCGCTCCCGCCCCGAAGAAGGGCTCCAAGAAGGCCGTCACCAAGGCCCAGAAGAAGGACGGCAAGAAGCGCAAGCGCAGCCGGAAAGAGAGCTACTCCGTGTACGTGTACAAGGTGCTGAAGCAAGTGCACCCCGACACGGGTATCTCGTCCAAGGCCATGGGCATCATGAACTCGTTCGTGAACGACATCTTCGAGCGCATAGCGAGCGAGGCGTCTCGCCTGGCGCATTACAACAAGCGCTCGACCATCACGTCCCGGGAGATCCAGACGGCCGTGCGCCTGCTGCTGCCCGGGGAGCTGGCCAAGCACGCCGTGTCGGAGGGCACCAAGGCTGTCACCAAGTACACCAGTTCCAAGTGA